A genomic region of Bacteroidales bacterium contains the following coding sequences:
- the gcvH gene encoding glycine cleavage system protein GcvH: MNIPDNLKYTKEHEWIKVDGDIAIIGITDYAQNELGDIVFVEIETEGETLDREETFGSIEAVKTVSDLFMPVGGEILEFNSALEQTPETVNSDPYGDGWIIKVKIADKAELKDLLDAEAYKSLI; this comes from the coding sequence ATGAATATTCCTGATAACTTAAAGTACACTAAAGAACACGAGTGGATTAAAGTAGATGGCGACATTGCCATCATTGGTATTACCGACTACGCTCAAAACGAACTTGGCGACATCGTCTTTGTTGAAATTGAAACCGAAGGCGAGACCCTTGACCGGGAAGAAACTTTTGGCTCGATAGAAGCCGTAAAAACCGTATCCGATCTTTTTATGCCGGTAGGTGGGGAGATTTTGGAATTCAACAGCGCTTTGGAACAAACCCCCGAAACTGTCAACAGCGATCCTTATGGAGATGGCTGGATAATAAAAGTTAAAATTGCCGACAAAGCCGAGCTTAAAGATTTGCTCGACGCCGAGGCATACAAAAGCCTTATCTAA
- a CDS encoding Ppx/GppA family phosphatase: MIFGAIDIGSNAVRLMFANAHEKEQRVLVEKATLIRIPIRLGKDVYRNHTISAKRAGNLIKTLKAFRLLIDVYKPVDYVACATAAMREADNGQQIIKQIKKETGIKINVITGLEEAEIIRATGGFSLPPNLTKTMYIDLGGGSCEISMLDNGNLIDANSFKIGTLRMLSKKVDEREWELMKEWLQTFSSDFGNIGVIGSGGNINKLTKLYGNHSLNTLRKGNLEQAYNHLRSFTLKERINHLGLRPDRADVIVPAARVFLFIMNTIKASEILAPKIGLADGLIHNLYLKHSRQD, from the coding sequence ATGATTTTTGGTGCCATCGACATAGGTAGTAACGCTGTGCGGCTGATGTTTGCCAATGCGCACGAAAAAGAGCAGCGGGTGCTGGTGGAGAAGGCTACCCTGATCCGTATTCCCATCAGGCTTGGGAAAGACGTTTACCGCAATCATACCATTTCTGCAAAGCGCGCCGGCAATCTCATCAAAACCCTGAAAGCTTTCCGGCTGCTCATCGACGTTTACAAGCCGGTGGATTACGTGGCTTGTGCCACTGCCGCCATGCGCGAAGCCGACAACGGCCAGCAGATCATCAAACAAATTAAAAAAGAAACCGGAATTAAAATCAATGTCATTACGGGTTTGGAGGAAGCCGAAATTATCCGTGCCACCGGCGGTTTTAGTCTGCCGCCGAATCTTACCAAAACCATGTACATCGACCTGGGCGGTGGTAGCTGCGAGATTTCGATGCTCGACAATGGCAATCTTATCGATGCCAATAGTTTTAAAATTGGGACATTGCGCATGCTCAGCAAAAAAGTGGACGAACGCGAATGGGAGCTGATGAAGGAATGGCTCCAAACTTTCAGCAGCGATTTTGGGAATATCGGTGTAATTGGTTCGGGGGGCAACATCAACAAGCTGACGAAGCTCTACGGAAACCACAGCCTCAACACCCTCAGGAAGGGAAACTTGGAACAGGCATACAACCACTTGCGAAGTTTTACACTAAAAGAACGTATCAACCATCTGGGTCTGCGCCCCGACCGTGCCGACGTTATTGTGCCTGCTGCACGCGTTTTCCTTTTCATCATGAACACCATCAAAGCCAGTGAGATATTGGCGCCCAAAATAGGACTGGCCGACGGACTCATCCACAATTTGTATCTGAAACACAGCCGTCAGGATTAG
- the ppk1 gene encoding polyphosphate kinase 1: MPKLKNHIINRELSWLEFNERVLQEARDPATPLLERLKFLGIFSNNRDEFFRVRVATLNRMKNIEALDFNIKESPVEILAQVREVVTVQEKLFNETYQEIVEALDGENIFIINEQQLSESQDAFVSAYFDNHVRALLFPIILDNLADPTSLRDKSIYLAVELLSSTDSSKHEYAIVEVPAPPLSRFLMLPGEEGKIYIMLLDDVIRHDLHHIFSIFGYDTFNAYTIKITRDAELDIDNDVHKSFLEIMSESLKQREWGSPVRFVFDATIPPEFLHKIRQKLQLSDDDKQRGGGRYHNFKDFMNFPHLNFPHLYYPPMPPLPHPDLPPKTSIFEVIRRKDVMLHYPYQSFQYVVDLLREASIDPDVRSIKMTFYRAASQSNVMNALMNAARNGKAVTVFLELQARFDEEANIYWSEQLQKTGVKILPTIPGLKVHSKLVLIRRKEDQKNVYYANISTGNFNESTARVYADESLLTANQDIASDVYKVFQLFEARYAIPKFKALVVSPFNNRDFFITKINREIRNAKAGKEAWAVIKLNSLVDRKITRKLYEASQAGVKIIIIARGISILIPGIPGVSDNIEAFSIVDKYLEHSRIYVFANDGKKEFYISSADWMQRNFDYRIEVTVPIYDADIKDELWTMLQIQMADSTKARLLNRDAINQYRTTGSGKPVRSQIEIYNYFRKKVT; encoded by the coding sequence ATGCCAAAGCTGAAGAATCACATCATCAACCGCGAGTTGAGCTGGCTCGAATTTAACGAGCGTGTGCTGCAGGAAGCCAGAGACCCTGCAACTCCATTACTTGAGCGGCTAAAATTTCTGGGTATTTTCTCTAACAATCGTGATGAGTTTTTTCGCGTCAGGGTGGCAACGCTCAACCGGATGAAAAATATCGAGGCGCTCGATTTTAACATCAAAGAATCACCTGTCGAAATATTGGCACAAGTTCGCGAAGTGGTAACCGTGCAGGAGAAACTCTTTAACGAAACCTATCAGGAGATTGTAGAAGCGTTGGACGGTGAAAATATTTTCATCATTAACGAACAGCAACTCAGTGAAAGCCAGGATGCATTTGTCTCTGCATATTTCGACAACCATGTGCGGGCGCTGCTTTTCCCAATCATCCTCGACAACCTTGCCGACCCTACCAGCCTGCGCGATAAGTCGATTTATCTGGCTGTCGAATTGCTCTCGTCCACCGACAGCAGCAAGCACGAATATGCAATCGTAGAAGTACCTGCTCCGCCGCTTTCGCGGTTTTTGATGCTTCCCGGGGAAGAAGGCAAAATTTACATCATGTTGCTCGACGATGTAATTCGCCACGATCTCCATCATATCTTCTCCATTTTTGGCTACGATACTTTTAATGCTTACACCATAAAAATTACCCGCGACGCCGAGCTTGACATCGACAACGATGTGCACAAGAGTTTTTTGGAGATCATGTCGGAAAGCTTAAAGCAGCGAGAATGGGGGTCGCCGGTTCGGTTTGTTTTTGATGCAACCATCCCGCCGGAGTTTCTGCACAAAATCAGGCAAAAGTTGCAGCTCTCCGACGACGACAAGCAACGTGGCGGCGGGCGTTATCATAACTTTAAAGATTTCATGAATTTCCCACACCTGAACTTCCCGCATCTTTACTACCCACCGATGCCGCCACTGCCACATCCTGACCTGCCGCCCAAAACCAGCATCTTCGAGGTTATCCGCCGAAAAGATGTGATGCTGCATTATCCCTATCAGTCCTTCCAATATGTTGTTGATCTTTTGCGCGAAGCCTCCATCGATCCGGATGTGCGCTCAATAAAGATGACTTTTTACCGTGCCGCCAGCCAAAGCAATGTGATGAACGCCCTGATGAATGCCGCCCGCAACGGCAAGGCTGTCACGGTTTTTCTGGAGCTGCAGGCACGCTTCGACGAGGAAGCTAACATCTATTGGTCAGAGCAGTTGCAAAAAACAGGCGTAAAGATATTGCCCACCATCCCCGGCCTCAAGGTGCACAGCAAGCTGGTGCTGATACGGCGTAAAGAAGATCAGAAAAACGTCTATTATGCCAACATAAGCACCGGCAACTTCAACGAGTCCACCGCACGCGTGTATGCCGACGAAAGCCTGCTCACCGCCAACCAGGACATTGCCTCCGACGTTTATAAAGTTTTTCAACTTTTCGAGGCGCGTTACGCAATACCGAAATTTAAAGCGCTGGTGGTATCACCATTCAACAATCGTGATTTTTTTATTACCAAAATAAATCGTGAGATACGAAATGCGAAAGCCGGCAAAGAAGCCTGGGCAGTGATAAAGCTCAACAGCCTGGTGGACCGTAAGATTACGCGAAAACTTTACGAAGCCAGTCAGGCCGGTGTTAAAATTATCATCATCGCACGTGGCATCAGCATTCTTATTCCCGGTATCCCCGGCGTCAGCGACAACATCGAAGCATTTTCAATTGTGGATAAATACCTGGAACACTCCCGGATTTATGTGTTTGCCAATGACGGCAAAAAAGAGTTCTACATCTCTTCTGCCGACTGGATGCAGCGCAACTTCGACTATCGCATCGAAGTCACCGTTCCTATTTATGATGCGGATATAAAAGACGAGCTGTGGACGATGCTGCAGATACAAATGGCTGATAGCACCAAGGCGCGCCTGCTCAACCGGGACGCCATCAATCAATACCGAACCACCGGCAGCGGAAAACCTGTGCGTTCACAAATAGAGATTTATAATTATTTTCGTAAAAAGGTTACTTAG
- a CDS encoding histidine phosphatase family protein — translation MKTVYIVRHAKSSWDSPQLEDYERPVIPKGFKRTERIIKFLQESGVKVDLLYASHAVRAAETARMLGPALGVEVDQIITEPEIYHGGTNALSNLIYGLPNDVSSVMIVGHNPVVSDFANEYADQHIDWLPTSAVVALRFETDAWEKIDQAKVETVFVVTPSMLKN, via the coding sequence ATGAAAACAGTTTACATCGTACGCCACGCCAAGTCGTCGTGGGACTCTCCACAACTCGAAGATTACGAGCGCCCCGTCATTCCCAAGGGCTTCAAGCGCACAGAGCGGATTATTAAGTTTTTGCAGGAAAGCGGCGTAAAGGTTGATTTGCTTTATGCCAGCCATGCCGTAAGAGCGGCAGAAACCGCACGCATGCTTGGACCTGCTTTAGGTGTGGAAGTGGATCAGATAATTACAGAGCCCGAAATTTATCACGGTGGCACCAACGCTTTATCAAACCTTATCTACGGTTTGCCCAACGATGTAAGTTCGGTGATGATTGTTGGCCACAACCCGGTAGTGAGCGACTTTGCCAACGAATATGCCGACCAACACATCGACTGGCTGCCTACCTCCGCGGTGGTGGCGCTGCGCTTCGAAACCGACGCCTGGGAAAAGATCGACCAAGCCAAAGTGGAAACCGTTTTTGTTGTCACCCCTTCGATGTTGAAAAACTAA
- a CDS encoding TIGR00730 family Rossman fold protein: MMKSIAVFCGSSVGMRPEYITGARRLGQRLAAENLRLVYGGGNIGLMREVADAALEAGGEVVGVMPRLIVDKEIAHTGVTELIIVNSMHERKAKMAELADAFVALPGGFGTIDELFEIMTWNQLEIINKPVGLLNISGFFDKLLDYIHHAVAERFVRSEHARNLIVEADEALLLHKIRTFQPTHAEKWIDRLKMDMI, from the coding sequence ATGATGAAATCAATAGCTGTTTTTTGTGGATCGAGTGTGGGCATGCGCCCGGAATACATAACCGGAGCGCGGCGGCTGGGACAAAGGCTGGCAGCCGAGAATCTGCGTCTGGTGTATGGCGGTGGCAACATCGGGCTGATGCGTGAGGTGGCCGATGCTGCCCTGGAGGCCGGTGGCGAAGTGGTGGGTGTAATGCCGCGCCTCATTGTGGATAAAGAAATTGCACACACAGGCGTTACAGAACTGATTATTGTAAATAGCATGCACGAGCGCAAAGCTAAAATGGCAGAACTTGCGGATGCTTTTGTGGCGCTGCCTGGCGGATTCGGCACCATCGACGAACTTTTTGAGATCATGACCTGGAACCAACTGGAGATCATCAACAAACCCGTCGGGCTGCTCAACATTAGTGGCTTTTTTGATAAACTGCTCGATTATATTCATCACGCCGTTGCCGAGCGATTTGTTCGCAGCGAGCACGCCCGCAACCTGATAGTGGAAGCTGATGAGGCATTATTACTTCATAAAATCAGAACCTTCCAGCCCACCCACGCCGAAAAATGGATAGACCGCCTGAAGATGGATATGATTTAA
- a CDS encoding AAA family ATPase, whose protein sequence is MIIIGITGTIGAGKGTLVEYLKQKAHFRHFSVREFLTEEILRRQLPVNRDSMTHIANELRATYSPSYIIDQLYNRAVQQGDNAIIESIRTPGEVLSLRKKDNFFLFAIDADPAIRYQRIVARASETDHIDYQTFLANEAREMQTTDPNKQNLRQCIAMADFYFDNNGTRESLEKQLQKTLQGILPSENKK, encoded by the coding sequence ATGATCATCATTGGTATCACCGGAACGATTGGGGCAGGCAAAGGCACGCTGGTAGAATATTTAAAACAAAAAGCGCATTTCCGGCATTTCTCAGTGCGCGAATTTCTAACGGAGGAAATTCTGCGGCGGCAGTTGCCCGTGAATCGCGATTCGATGACGCACATCGCCAACGAGCTGCGCGCCACATACTCGCCTTCCTACATCATCGACCAGCTTTATAATCGGGCGGTACAGCAGGGCGACAACGCAATAATAGAAAGTATCCGCACACCCGGCGAAGTTTTGAGCTTACGCAAAAAAGATAACTTTTTCCTCTTTGCAATCGATGCCGATCCGGCCATCCGCTACCAACGCATCGTGGCAAGAGCCAGCGAAACTGATCACATAGATTACCAAACATTTCTTGCCAACGAAGCGCGTGAAATGCAAACCACCGACCCCAATAAGCAAAACCTGCGACAGTGTATCGCCATGGCCGACTTTTATTTTGACAACAACGGAACACGCGAGTCACTGGAGAAGCAGTTGCAAAAGACTTTGCAGGGCATCCTGCCATCAGAAAACAAAAAGTAA
- a CDS encoding cytidine/deoxycytidylate deaminase family protein → MENTNNPTNPTGKYQRPSWDEYFLELANTAAKRATCDRGRSGCVIVRNKHVLVTGYVGSPLGLPHCDDVGHLFKSVTHADGHVSQHCMRTVHAEQNAICQAARLGIGLENGTLYCRMTPCRTCAMLIINCGIARVVCEKKYHAGAESEEMFELAGVVLDFINDEIVTYDNQ, encoded by the coding sequence ATGGAAAACACTAATAACCCCACCAACCCAACCGGCAAGTACCAGCGTCCGAGCTGGGACGAATATTTCCTGGAACTGGCCAACACGGCAGCCAAGCGAGCCACCTGCGACCGCGGCCGCAGCGGCTGTGTAATTGTTCGCAACAAACATGTGCTGGTAACGGGCTATGTGGGCTCGCCGCTGGGGCTGCCCCACTGCGACGATGTAGGGCATCTGTTCAAAAGCGTGACCCATGCCGATGGCCATGTCAGCCAACATTGTATGCGCACGGTGCACGCCGAGCAAAACGCCATTTGTCAGGCTGCAAGGCTGGGCATTGGCCTCGAAAACGGAACACTCTATTGCCGCATGACACCCTGCCGAACCTGCGCCATGCTTATCATCAACTGCGGCATTGCGCGCGTGGTGTGTGAAAAAAAATACCACGCCGGCGCTGAATCCGAAGAGATGTTCGAGCTGGCAGGCGTGGTACTCGATTTTATAAACGATGAAATTGTGACCTACGATAATCAATAA
- a CDS encoding outer membrane beta-barrel family protein, which yields MKIIVAKAITIIFLSLTFTVSAQQHGGGGQGQSGPPIGVVTGTIEEFGTGNLMEYANVVLFSVRDSAMVTGAISTMDGKFILEKVPFGRHYLVANFIGFTKKTIQDIRITPQKTAVDLGVIELHSSTEALQAVEITAQKQLVEYQIDKKVVNVSQDIMAQGGSAVTALENTPSVQVDIDGNVSLRGSSSFTVLIDGRPSILQGSDALQQIPASNIETIEIITNPSAKYDPDGVAGIINVVLKEKIDKGFSGVVNASIGSKNSTSIDFLLNYHYQKFNFFIGADYNNRRHEGERESRDETYRNDTTFFRNDIGSRNRGREGYGVRGGIEYFITNRTVISAEGRYGYYDFNGGGKSHLHQFSFPETIDIFSSNISEMSRNGNYYNGKLSLQHKFDMKGHKIDMMLYYAQREGDNSDEQKEANTDAFFQPIEEEPSFIRTIEKNTSNNYRFNVDYVLPVSENGKIEAGYQMRIEDKNDIYILDDYHYITSEWVEDTMFSNSMDFRRDIHAVYGIYSDKWKSFGYQLGLRGEYTYREIKNARSTEGTLIDRWDLFPTVHLSKSFTNKNQLLASYTRRIDRPGGWYLDPFINYTDQFNYRKGNPALQPEYTDSYELGYQMWAWGAMFSLEGYYRVTTNKITRIRTLQADNTFMHTFENLNNDYSLGGELMVRFDPVKWLNLNVTANLYQYRLEGDVENQSVDAESLNWNSRLNAVVKLPYDLRLQLNGMYYGPSITAQGETTGFFMTSAAVRKDFFNKNLSATLSIRDIFKTGKHEFTSSGTGFSSYNYFNRKAPIFSISLSWKINNYEKRVDRNGTDNGNGAEIEMENEF from the coding sequence ATGAAGATAATAGTAGCAAAAGCAATAACAATAATTTTCCTCTCTTTAACTTTCACCGTTTCAGCCCAGCAGCATGGAGGCGGTGGCCAGGGTCAGAGTGGCCCACCCATTGGAGTGGTAACGGGCACCATTGAGGAATTTGGCACCGGCAACCTGATGGAATACGCCAATGTGGTTCTGTTCAGCGTGCGCGATTCGGCAATGGTCACCGGAGCTATCAGCACCATGGATGGGAAATTTATTTTGGAAAAAGTACCCTTTGGTCGTCATTATCTGGTGGCCAACTTTATCGGCTTCACCAAAAAAACCATTCAAGACATTAGGATCACACCTCAAAAAACTGCTGTCGACCTGGGTGTGATAGAATTGCATTCGTCAACCGAAGCGCTCCAGGCTGTCGAAATCACCGCACAAAAACAGCTCGTCGAATACCAGATCGACAAGAAGGTAGTGAACGTAAGTCAGGACATCATGGCGCAGGGTGGCTCAGCAGTAACGGCTTTGGAAAATACGCCTTCCGTTCAGGTCGACATCGACGGCAACGTAAGCCTGCGCGGGAGTTCCTCGTTTACCGTTCTCATCGACGGGCGTCCCAGCATTCTGCAAGGTTCAGATGCTTTGCAGCAAATCCCCGCCAGCAATATCGAGACCATCGAAATCATTACAAACCCCTCGGCAAAATATGATCCCGACGGTGTGGCCGGTATCATCAATGTGGTTTTAAAAGAAAAAATCGACAAAGGTTTTAGTGGCGTGGTCAACGCTTCCATTGGCAGTAAAAACTCCACCAGCATCGACTTCCTGCTGAATTATCACTACCAAAAATTTAACTTTTTCATCGGCGCAGATTACAACAATCGCCGGCATGAAGGCGAGCGAGAGTCCAGGGACGAGACCTATCGCAACGACACCACATTCTTCCGCAATGATATTGGCAGCCGCAACCGCGGACGGGAAGGCTATGGCGTGCGTGGCGGCATCGAATATTTTATCACCAACCGCACCGTGATCTCCGCCGAAGGCCGATATGGCTATTACGACTTTAACGGCGGCGGGAAAAGCCATCTGCATCAGTTTTCTTTTCCTGAAACTATCGACATCTTCAGCTCCAACATCAGCGAAATGTCGAGAAATGGTAATTATTACAACGGAAAACTTAGCCTGCAGCACAAATTCGATATGAAAGGCCACAAGATCGACATGATGCTCTACTACGCGCAACGCGAGGGCGACAACAGCGACGAACAGAAAGAAGCAAATACGGATGCTTTTTTTCAGCCTATCGAAGAAGAACCCAGCTTCATCCGCACCATCGAGAAAAATACCAGCAATAATTATCGTTTTAATGTGGATTATGTGCTTCCGGTAAGTGAAAATGGGAAAATAGAAGCAGGCTATCAGATGCGCATCGAAGACAAAAACGATATCTACATTCTTGATGACTATCACTACATCACAAGCGAATGGGTGGAGGATACAATGTTTTCAAACAGCATGGACTTCCGCCGCGACATTCATGCGGTATACGGTATTTATTCCGACAAGTGGAAAAGTTTCGGCTATCAGCTTGGCTTGCGCGGCGAATACACCTATCGCGAGATAAAGAATGCCCGCAGCACGGAAGGTACTTTGATAGATCGGTGGGATTTGTTCCCTACGGTGCACCTGAGCAAGTCATTTACAAACAAAAACCAGCTGCTGGCAAGTTATACCCGCCGTATCGATCGACCGGGCGGATGGTACCTCGATCCATTCATCAACTATACTGATCAGTTTAATTACCGTAAAGGGAACCCTGCCCTGCAGCCCGAATATACCGACTCCTACGAACTTGGCTACCAGATGTGGGCATGGGGCGCTATGTTTTCGCTCGAAGGATATTACCGTGTTACCACCAATAAAATTACCCGCATCCGTACCCTGCAAGCCGACAATACCTTTATGCACACTTTCGAAAACCTCAACAACGACTACTCGCTGGGCGGTGAGCTGATGGTGCGTTTCGATCCGGTAAAGTGGCTCAACCTCAACGTTACGGCAAATCTCTATCAATACCGGCTGGAAGGCGATGTAGAAAATCAATCGGTGGATGCTGAAAGCCTCAACTGGAACAGCCGCCTGAATGCTGTCGTAAAATTGCCTTACGATCTGCGCTTGCAGTTAAACGGCATGTATTACGGGCCTTCCATCACCGCACAGGGAGAGACCACAGGTTTCTTTATGACCAGTGCTGCTGTTCGCAAAGATTTTTTCAACAAAAACCTTTCGGCAACACTTTCTATCCGCGACATCTTCAAAACCGGCAAACATGAGTTTACCTCTTCAGGCACCGGTTTTTCTTCCTACAACTATTTCAATCGCAAAGCTCCAATCTTTAGCATTAGCTTAAGCTGGAAAATCAACAACTACGAAAAACGTGTTGATCGCAATGGCACCGATAATGGCAATGGTGCTGAAATAGAAATGGAAAATGAATTTTAA
- a CDS encoding LysM peptidoglycan-binding domain-containing protein, with protein MYTWKPTISAALAVALIISLFTSCSMFRPRETAKVPQKSTKKVVNVHHRDIQYDFQSEDEMGDLLMFPDTALSYDTVSSVESIHFRDSLLNYSNEMLNDDERAMMLVEDSPAMRVLDSLVNIRFFNDDHFITDRDKLNVYHWKVNEVPTYPDSIIEKRIAMLNRHSPFELTYNKTVGNFIDLYANRKRELSARLLGLSEVYFPMFEEILDSYNLPLELKYLAVVESALIPNAGSHAGAKGLWQFMYGTGKMYGLQVTSMVDDRYDPYKSTIAAAEHLRDLYAIYHDWSLVLAAYNSGAGNVNKAIRRSGGVKNYWAIWPYLPRETRGYVPAFIAVNYLMSFAPEHNLFPVDPGILYNGIDTVMVNRTLSFDQISEYLNMPIGDIQFLNPSFKLGIIPADSTSIYVLRLPRDVIAEFVSNEDAIYNYKSTKGLAHDQMLKQIEAAKQRQVHVVRSGENLSTIANRYRCSVSSLRSWNNLRGNTIHPGQKLIVHAGADAPSAASAAAPAAQREVTAKAENKTYHTVKSGENLGLIAKKYKCSTTDLRKWNNLKSNTIQPRQKLLVSQPVAANSGSKSTTSDSNSDYIIYTVKQGDTLWDIAKQYEGVTVEQIKQLNNITNTKSLRPGQKLKVLVKG; from the coding sequence ATGTACACATGGAAACCCACTATATCGGCTGCTCTGGCAGTTGCGCTTATTATCAGCTTGTTTACCTCATGCAGCATGTTTCGTCCGCGCGAAACTGCCAAAGTGCCGCAAAAGAGCACCAAAAAGGTAGTGAATGTCCACCATCGTGATATCCAATACGACTTTCAATCAGAAGATGAGATGGGCGATCTGTTGATGTTTCCCGACACAGCACTCAGCTACGACACCGTATCGTCAGTCGAAAGCATCCACTTTCGTGATTCGCTGCTGAACTACAGCAACGAGATGCTCAACGACGATGAACGCGCCATGATGCTTGTAGAAGATTCACCGGCGATGCGTGTGCTCGACAGTCTGGTGAATATCCGCTTTTTTAATGACGACCATTTTATTACCGATCGCGACAAGCTCAACGTTTATCATTGGAAGGTAAACGAAGTGCCCACCTATCCCGATTCCATCATCGAAAAACGCATTGCGATGCTCAACCGCCACTCGCCGTTTGAACTCACCTACAACAAAACGGTAGGTAATTTTATTGATCTTTACGCCAATCGGAAGCGTGAATTATCAGCACGATTGCTGGGGCTTTCGGAGGTTTACTTTCCTATGTTCGAAGAAATTCTCGACAGCTATAATCTTCCATTGGAGCTTAAATACCTGGCGGTGGTAGAGTCGGCGCTGATACCCAATGCCGGGTCGCATGCCGGAGCTAAGGGCTTGTGGCAATTTATGTATGGCACCGGCAAAATGTATGGCCTTCAGGTTACCTCGATGGTCGACGACCGTTACGATCCCTACAAATCGACTATTGCTGCTGCTGAGCATCTGCGCGATCTTTACGCAATTTATCACGACTGGTCGCTGGTGCTTGCCGCCTACAACTCTGGTGCAGGCAATGTAAATAAAGCTATTCGCCGCTCAGGCGGAGTAAAAAATTACTGGGCTATCTGGCCTTATCTTCCCCGCGAAACACGTGGCTATGTGCCGGCTTTTATCGCCGTCAACTATCTGATGAGTTTTGCCCCTGAGCACAATCTATTCCCGGTCGATCCCGGAATTCTTTACAATGGCATCGACACGGTGATGGTGAACAGAACCCTCAGCTTCGACCAGATTTCCGAATATCTCAATATGCCTATCGGCGACATCCAATTCCTTAATCCATCCTTCAAGCTGGGAATTATCCCCGCTGATTCTACTAGCATTTACGTCCTGCGCCTGCCGCGTGATGTGATAGCTGAATTTGTTTCGAATGAGGATGCTATTTATAATTATAAAAGCACCAAAGGATTGGCCCACGATCAGATGCTGAAGCAGATAGAAGCAGCCAAACAACGCCAGGTACACGTGGTGCGCAGTGGCGAAAATTTGAGCACCATTGCCAACCGTTACCGCTGCTCGGTGTCGAGCCTGCGTTCGTGGAACAACCTACGCGGCAACACCATTCACCCCGGACAAAAACTGATTGTTCATGCCGGCGCCGACGCTCCATCAGCCGCATCTGCTGCTGCACCTGCTGCTCAAAGAGAAGTCACAGCTAAGGCTGAAAATAAAACGTATCACACGGTGAAAAGTGGTGAAAACCTCGGTCTTATCGCCAAAAAATACAAATGCTCCACCACTGACCTGCGCAAGTGGAATAACCTTAAAAGCAACACCATTCAGCCCCGCCAGAAACTTTTGGTTTCTCAGCCGGTTGCTGCCAACAGCGGTAGCAAGAGCACAACTTCTGATTCCAATTCCGACTACATCATCTACACCGTAAAACAAGGCGACACTTTATGGGACATCGCTAAACAATACGAAGGCGTTACCGTTGAACAGATCAAACAACTCAACAATATCACCAATACCAAATCGCTACGACCCGGACAAAAATTAAAGGTGTTGGTAAAAGGATAA